A region from the Venenivibrio stagnispumantis genome encodes:
- a CDS encoding ribbon-helix-helix protein, CopG family: MEKIEKFKQSRKKRHTSYKLQAHLVDELESIAKAEGMSRNALVELALLDFVERYRKEKQTV; encoded by the coding sequence ATGGAGAAAATAGAAAAATTTAAGCAATCGAGAAAGAAAAGACACACAAGCTATAAATTGCAAGCTCATTTAGTTGATGAACTTGAGAGTATTGCAAAAGCAGAAGGAATGTCCAGAAATGCACTTGTCGAGCTTGCACTCCTTGATTTTGTGGAAAGATATAGAAAAGAAAAACAAACAGTTTAA